The following coding sequences are from one Gadus macrocephalus chromosome 3, ASM3116895v1 window:
- the LOC132453764 gene encoding E3 SUMO-protein ligase ZBED1-like has translation MMSDHSEPIFNAPSTLRSKVWKTFGFFKKEGKLDKSEAVCKICRAAIKYTGSTTNLSTHISRRHASDVELDASTASTSSSTSITPDYRNITLFLTQSQLSYNSARAKSITMRVARFIAMDLRPYSVVENDGFRELLRELEPRYKIPSRQHFSETCIPELYKKTKTDLKAKLSSAERVAIITDAWTSRATDSYITITVHYVNLDWELASYVLQTRVFNESHTGKNIGALLKEACLEWNIEDKDPALVTDNARNMVVAGAEGEMSPHLFCFTHTLNLAAQKALHVTTATKVLGKVRRVVGFFHRNIAGAELLRQKQQQMALPSHKLINDVTTRWNSSHDMLERFLEQQSAVFATLMSRELRKGEDVSALTEGDLSNAEDMVKVMAPVKVITTVMCEDEQPTISLIAPFKAKLKNHFEATTEDTGLIKDMKKVFLEDFVKRYTNIEDLLCTASALDPRFKTLPFLSDRETERIFLSITD, from the coding sequence ATGATGTCTGACCACAGCGAACCCATTTTCAATGCGCCATCGACCCTCCGATCAAAAGTTTGGAAGACATTTGGCTTCTTTAAAAAAGAAGGTAAACTTGATAAAAGTGAAGCCGTATGTAAAATATGTAGGGCAGCAATTAAGTACACTGGCAGTACTACAAATCTCAGCACACACATCTCGAGACGCCATGCCAGTGATGTTGAACTTGATGCCAGCACTGCATcgaccagcagcagcaccagcataACCCCAGACTACAGAAATATAACTCTGTTTCTCACTCAATCACAACTGAGTTACAATTCAGCGAGGGCTAAGTCAATAACGATGCGTGTGGCTCGTTTCATCGCCATGGACCTAAGGCCATACAGCGTCGTTGAAAATGACGGATTTCGCGAACTGCTTAGAGAATTAGAGCCGAGGTACAAGATACCAAGCAGACAGCATTTCAGCGAAACGTGCATACCCGAGCtgtacaaaaaaactaaaactgacCTTAAGGCTAAGCTCTCAAGTGCAGAACGAGTGGCAATAATTACAGATGCCTGGACATCACGTGCAACGGATTCATACATTACGATAACCGTGCATTATGTTAATCTGGATTGGGAGTTGGCAAGCTATGTTTTACAGACGAGAGTCTTCAATGAGTCACACACGGGGAAAAACATCGGGGCTTTATTGAAAGAGGCATGTCTTGAGTGGAACATAGAGGATAAAGACCCAGCACTGGTGACTGACAACGCGAGAAACATGGTTGTGGCGGGAGCAGAGGGCGAGATGTCCCCTCACCTTTTTTGCTTCACGCACACATTAAATCTGGCTGCCCAGAAGGCCTTGCATGTGACCACTGCTACGAAGGTGCTTGGGAAAGTGAGGAGGGTGGTTGGATTTTTCCACCGTAACATAGCGGGTGCTGAACTACtgcgacaaaaacaacagcaaatGGCATTGCCCTCCCACAAGCTCATCAATGACGTTACTACCCGGTGGAACAGTTCCCACGACATGCTCGAACGTTTTTTGGAGCAACAATCGGCAGTTTTTGCCACACTTATGTCAAGGGAGCTCAGAAAAGGAGAAGATGTAAGCGCTCTTACTGAAGGAGACCTCAGCAATGCTGAGGACATGGTGAAAGTGATGGCACCTGTCAAAGTTATCACCACAGTTATGTGCGAAGATGAGCAGCCCACAATTTCGTTGATTGCCCCCTTCAAAGCAAAACTAAAGAATCACTTTGAGGCCACTACTGAGGACACAGGGCTCATTAAGGATATGAAGAAGGTGTTCCTCGAAGATTTTGTTAAGCGGTACACAAACATTGAAGACCTGTTGTGTACTGCATCAGCTTTGGATCCACGCTTCAAAACCCTGCCTTTCCTCAGTGACCGTGAGACCGAGAGGATCTTCTTGTCCATTACAGATTAA